From Hydractinia symbiolongicarpus strain clone_291-10 chromosome 11, HSymV2.1, whole genome shotgun sequence, the proteins below share one genomic window:
- the LOC130614099 gene encoding uncharacterized protein LOC130614099 isoform X7, translating to MDESTDSGSEQDDQNGNIQAAIPEQPKKKPQGQIRAGLRSLYCDKPVRVKFVNHSGKEVQLYWINYVGECEKAFKILDGKCEVIDTYETHPWIAANARNKKVHHAFTIGNNLVYYPILGPNGGKYTVAEIRKAPEKLADLISKPNNIEVMIKFINRTSRPAFLEMINSEGDRELKYTLAAGQSWTVATQEKTYWITTMDRETDEGLLLNYGWYYSPVKTRMKKERCYITDYI from the exons AGTACAGACAGTGGCTCAGAGCAAGATGACCAAAACGGCAACATTCAAGCAGCAATACCAGAACAACCTAAGAAAAAACCACAGGGTCAAA TTCGTGCTGGACTTCGTTCGTTATATTGCGACAAGCCAGTTCGCGTAAAGTTTGTCAATCATTCTGGAAAAGAAGTTCAGTTGTATTGGATAAATTACGTTGGTGAATGTGAAAAAGCTTTCAAAATTTTGGATGGCAAGTGTGAAGTCATTGACACATATGAGACACATCCGTGGATTGCCGCGAATGCAAGGAACAAAAAAGTCCACCATGCTTTCACAATAGGAAATAACTTAGTATACTACCCTATCCTTGGTCCAAATGGCGGAAAATACACTGTTGCTGAAATACGGAAAGCACCAG aaAAACTAGCAGATCTTATTTCTAAACCAAACAACATTGAAGTCATGATCAAGTTTATTAACAGAACGTCAAGACCAGCCTTTCTTGAAATGATAAACAGTGAAGGAGATAGAGAATTGAAATACACACTTGCAGCCGGTCAAAGTTGGACTGTCGCGACGCAAGAAAAGACATATTGGATTACAACGATGGACAGGGAGACAGATGAAGGTCTATTGTTGAATTACGGATGGTATTATTCGCCGGTGAAAACAAGAATGAAGAAAGAAAGATGTTATATCACAGACT ATATATAA
- the LOC130614099 gene encoding uncharacterized protein LOC130614099 isoform X5, which yields MDEKSDEKEGSRSGSKSTDSGSEQDDQNGNIQAAIPEQPKKKPQGQIRAGLRSLYCDKPVRVKFVNHSGKEVQLYWINYVGECEKAFKILDGKCEVIDTYETHPWIAANARNKKVHHAFTIGNNLVYYPILGPNGGKYTVAEIRKAPEKLADLISKPNNIEVMIKFINRTSRPAFLEMINSEGDRELKYTLAAGQSWTVATQEKTYWITTMDRETDEGLLLNYGWYYSPVKTRMKKERCYITDYI from the exons AGTACAGACAGTGGCTCAGAGCAAGATGACCAAAACGGCAACATTCAAGCAGCAATACCAGAACAACCTAAGAAAAAACCACAGGGTCAAA TTCGTGCTGGACTTCGTTCGTTATATTGCGACAAGCCAGTTCGCGTAAAGTTTGTCAATCATTCTGGAAAAGAAGTTCAGTTGTATTGGATAAATTACGTTGGTGAATGTGAAAAAGCTTTCAAAATTTTGGATGGCAAGTGTGAAGTCATTGACACATATGAGACACATCCGTGGATTGCCGCGAATGCAAGGAACAAAAAAGTCCACCATGCTTTCACAATAGGAAATAACTTAGTATACTACCCTATCCTTGGTCCAAATGGCGGAAAATACACTGTTGCTGAAATACGGAAAGCACCAG aaAAACTAGCAGATCTTATTTCTAAACCAAACAACATTGAAGTCATGATCAAGTTTATTAACAGAACGTCAAGACCAGCCTTTCTTGAAATGATAAACAGTGAAGGAGATAGAGAATTGAAATACACACTTGCAGCCGGTCAAAGTTGGACTGTCGCGACGCAAGAAAAGACATATTGGATTACAACGATGGACAGGGAGACAGATGAAGGTCTATTGTTGAATTACGGATGGTATTATTCGCCGGTGAAAACAAGAATGAAGAAAGAAAGATGTTATATCACAGACT ATATATAA
- the LOC130614099 gene encoding uncharacterized protein LOC130614099 isoform X4 — protein MVFHSLKSDEKEGSRSGSKSTDSGSEQDDQNGNIQAAIPEQPKKKPQGQIRAGLRSLYCDKPVRVKFVNHSGKEVQLYWINYVGECEKAFKILDGKCEVIDTYETHPWIAANARNKKVHHAFTIGNNLVYYPILGPNGGKYTVAEIRKAPEKLADLISKPNNIEVMIKFINRTSRPAFLEMINSEGDRELKYTLAAGQSWTVATQEKTYWITTMDRETDEGLLLNYGWYYSPVKTRMKKERCYITDYI, from the exons AGTACAGACAGTGGCTCAGAGCAAGATGACCAAAACGGCAACATTCAAGCAGCAATACCAGAACAACCTAAGAAAAAACCACAGGGTCAAA TTCGTGCTGGACTTCGTTCGTTATATTGCGACAAGCCAGTTCGCGTAAAGTTTGTCAATCATTCTGGAAAAGAAGTTCAGTTGTATTGGATAAATTACGTTGGTGAATGTGAAAAAGCTTTCAAAATTTTGGATGGCAAGTGTGAAGTCATTGACACATATGAGACACATCCGTGGATTGCCGCGAATGCAAGGAACAAAAAAGTCCACCATGCTTTCACAATAGGAAATAACTTAGTATACTACCCTATCCTTGGTCCAAATGGCGGAAAATACACTGTTGCTGAAATACGGAAAGCACCAG aaAAACTAGCAGATCTTATTTCTAAACCAAACAACATTGAAGTCATGATCAAGTTTATTAACAGAACGTCAAGACCAGCCTTTCTTGAAATGATAAACAGTGAAGGAGATAGAGAATTGAAATACACACTTGCAGCCGGTCAAAGTTGGACTGTCGCGACGCAAGAAAAGACATATTGGATTACAACGATGGACAGGGAGACAGATGAAGGTCTATTGTTGAATTACGGATGGTATTATTCGCCGGTGAAAACAAGAATGAAGAAAGAAAGATGTTATATCACAGACT ATATATAA
- the LOC130614099 gene encoding uncharacterized protein LOC130614099 isoform X6, whose product MARDRIHSSTDSGSEQDDQNGNIQAAIPEQPKKKPQGQIRAGLRSLYCDKPVRVKFVNHSGKEVQLYWINYVGECEKAFKILDGKCEVIDTYETHPWIAANARNKKVHHAFTIGNNLVYYPILGPNGGKYTVAEIRKAPEKLADLISKPNNIEVMIKFINRTSRPAFLEMINSEGDRELKYTLAAGQSWTVATQEKTYWITTMDRETDEGLLLNYGWYYSPVKTRMKKERCYITDYI is encoded by the exons AGTACAGACAGTGGCTCAGAGCAAGATGACCAAAACGGCAACATTCAAGCAGCAATACCAGAACAACCTAAGAAAAAACCACAGGGTCAAA TTCGTGCTGGACTTCGTTCGTTATATTGCGACAAGCCAGTTCGCGTAAAGTTTGTCAATCATTCTGGAAAAGAAGTTCAGTTGTATTGGATAAATTACGTTGGTGAATGTGAAAAAGCTTTCAAAATTTTGGATGGCAAGTGTGAAGTCATTGACACATATGAGACACATCCGTGGATTGCCGCGAATGCAAGGAACAAAAAAGTCCACCATGCTTTCACAATAGGAAATAACTTAGTATACTACCCTATCCTTGGTCCAAATGGCGGAAAATACACTGTTGCTGAAATACGGAAAGCACCAG aaAAACTAGCAGATCTTATTTCTAAACCAAACAACATTGAAGTCATGATCAAGTTTATTAACAGAACGTCAAGACCAGCCTTTCTTGAAATGATAAACAGTGAAGGAGATAGAGAATTGAAATACACACTTGCAGCCGGTCAAAGTTGGACTGTCGCGACGCAAGAAAAGACATATTGGATTACAACGATGGACAGGGAGACAGATGAAGGTCTATTGTTGAATTACGGATGGTATTATTCGCCGGTGAAAACAAGAATGAAGAAAGAAAGATGTTATATCACAGACT ATATATAA
- the LOC130614099 gene encoding uncharacterized protein LOC130614099 isoform X3 — MARDRIHSKSDEKEGSRSGSKSTDSGSEQDDQNGNIQAAIPEQPKKKPQGQIRAGLRSLYCDKPVRVKFVNHSGKEVQLYWINYVGECEKAFKILDGKCEVIDTYETHPWIAANARNKKVHHAFTIGNNLVYYPILGPNGGKYTVAEIRKAPEKLADLISKPNNIEVMIKFINRTSRPAFLEMINSEGDRELKYTLAAGQSWTVATQEKTYWITTMDRETDEGLLLNYGWYYSPVKTRMKKERCYITDYI, encoded by the exons AGTACAGACAGTGGCTCAGAGCAAGATGACCAAAACGGCAACATTCAAGCAGCAATACCAGAACAACCTAAGAAAAAACCACAGGGTCAAA TTCGTGCTGGACTTCGTTCGTTATATTGCGACAAGCCAGTTCGCGTAAAGTTTGTCAATCATTCTGGAAAAGAAGTTCAGTTGTATTGGATAAATTACGTTGGTGAATGTGAAAAAGCTTTCAAAATTTTGGATGGCAAGTGTGAAGTCATTGACACATATGAGACACATCCGTGGATTGCCGCGAATGCAAGGAACAAAAAAGTCCACCATGCTTTCACAATAGGAAATAACTTAGTATACTACCCTATCCTTGGTCCAAATGGCGGAAAATACACTGTTGCTGAAATACGGAAAGCACCAG aaAAACTAGCAGATCTTATTTCTAAACCAAACAACATTGAAGTCATGATCAAGTTTATTAACAGAACGTCAAGACCAGCCTTTCTTGAAATGATAAACAGTGAAGGAGATAGAGAATTGAAATACACACTTGCAGCCGGTCAAAGTTGGACTGTCGCGACGCAAGAAAAGACATATTGGATTACAACGATGGACAGGGAGACAGATGAAGGTCTATTGTTGAATTACGGATGGTATTATTCGCCGGTGAAAACAAGAATGAAGAAAGAAAGATGTTATATCACAGACT ATATATAA
- the LOC130614285 gene encoding uncharacterized protein LOC130614285 isoform X2, with translation MVTCLLRRNVSMVKNLGIIQMANGIVILILGSSASFKFREEVWINEKSVISIGLLRICIAGVFGSLFTLKHNNSGLNCTHMVFCLLSTFIAVLNWITFAIGLRFYIECRENILLKEDKFALQDGDLRMCSAGARIYACLVTAITAELVVNLIVTLYCYQALDGFCRRADKMSDTV, from the exons ATGGTTACCTGCCTACTGAGAAGAAATGTTTCTATGGTTAAAAACCTTG GCATTATTCAAATGGCCAATGGTATTGTAATCCTAATTCTTGGAAGCAGTGCAAGTTTCAAATTCAGAGAAGAAGTTTGGATAAACGAAAAGAGTGTGATTTCTATAGGCTTGTTACGAATATGTATAGCAGGAGTATTTGGTTCGCTGTTTACGTTGAAACACAACAACAGTGGATTAAATTGCACACATATGGTATTTTGCTTGTTATCAACTTTCATCGCGGTCCTCAATTGGATTACGTTTGCGATTGGTTTAAG gttttaCATCGAATGTCgcgaaaacattcttcttaaggaAGACAAATTTGCTTTACAGGACGGTGACTTGCGGATGTGTTCAGCTGGTGCTCGGATATATGCATGTCTTGTCACAGCTATTACAGCGGAATTGGTGGTTAACTTAATTGTCACACTGTACTGCTATCAAGCACTTGATGGTTTTTGTAGACGAGCag ACAAAATGAGCGATACTGTCTGA
- the LOC130614285 gene encoding uncharacterized protein LOC130614285 isoform X1, which produces MVTCLLRRNVSMVKNLGIIQMANGIVILILGSSASFKFREEVWINEKSVISIGLLRICIAGVFGSLFTLKHNNSGLNCTHMVFCLLSTFIAVLNWITFAIGLRFYIECRENILLKEDKFALQDGDLRMCSAGARIYACLVTAITAELVVNLIVTLYCYQALDGFCRRAAAYSSQPW; this is translated from the exons ATGGTTACCTGCCTACTGAGAAGAAATGTTTCTATGGTTAAAAACCTTG GCATTATTCAAATGGCCAATGGTATTGTAATCCTAATTCTTGGAAGCAGTGCAAGTTTCAAATTCAGAGAAGAAGTTTGGATAAACGAAAAGAGTGTGATTTCTATAGGCTTGTTACGAATATGTATAGCAGGAGTATTTGGTTCGCTGTTTACGTTGAAACACAACAACAGTGGATTAAATTGCACACATATGGTATTTTGCTTGTTATCAACTTTCATCGCGGTCCTCAATTGGATTACGTTTGCGATTGGTTTAAG gttttaCATCGAATGTCgcgaaaacattcttcttaaggaAGACAAATTTGCTTTACAGGACGGTGACTTGCGGATGTGTTCAGCTGGTGCTCGGATATATGCATGTCTTGTCACAGCTATTACAGCGGAATTGGTGGTTAACTTAATTGTCACACTGTACTGCTATCAAGCACTTGATGGTTTTTGTAGACGAGCag CAGCTTATTCAAGCCAACCATGGTAA
- the LOC130614285 gene encoding uncharacterized protein LOC130614285 isoform X5 codes for MANGIVILILGSSASFKFREEVWINEKSVISIGLLRICIAGVFGSLFTLKHNNSGLNCTHMVFCLLSTFIAVLNWITFAIGLRFYIECRENILLKEDKFALQDGDLRMCSAGARIYACLVTAITAELVVNLIVTLYCYQALDGFCRRAAAYSSQPW; via the exons ATGGCCAATGGTATTGTAATCCTAATTCTTGGAAGCAGTGCAAGTTTCAAATTCAGAGAAGAAGTTTGGATAAACGAAAAGAGTGTGATTTCTATAGGCTTGTTACGAATATGTATAGCAGGAGTATTTGGTTCGCTGTTTACGTTGAAACACAACAACAGTGGATTAAATTGCACACATATGGTATTTTGCTTGTTATCAACTTTCATCGCGGTCCTCAATTGGATTACGTTTGCGATTGGTTTAAG gttttaCATCGAATGTCgcgaaaacattcttcttaaggaAGACAAATTTGCTTTACAGGACGGTGACTTGCGGATGTGTTCAGCTGGTGCTCGGATATATGCATGTCTTGTCACAGCTATTACAGCGGAATTGGTGGTTAACTTAATTGTCACACTGTACTGCTATCAAGCACTTGATGGTTTTTGTAGACGAGCag CAGCTTATTCAAGCCAACCATGGTAA
- the LOC130614285 gene encoding uncharacterized protein LOC130614285 isoform X3, with amino-acid sequence MVTCLLRRNVSMVKNLGIIQMANGIVILILGSSASFKFREEVWINEKSVISIGLLRICIAGVFGSLFTLKHNNSGLNCTHMVFCLLSTFIAVLNWITFAIGLRFYIECRENILLKEDKFALQDGDLRMCSAGARIYACLVTAITAELVVNLIVTLYCYQALDGFCRRAAYSSQPW; translated from the exons ATGGTTACCTGCCTACTGAGAAGAAATGTTTCTATGGTTAAAAACCTTG GCATTATTCAAATGGCCAATGGTATTGTAATCCTAATTCTTGGAAGCAGTGCAAGTTTCAAATTCAGAGAAGAAGTTTGGATAAACGAAAAGAGTGTGATTTCTATAGGCTTGTTACGAATATGTATAGCAGGAGTATTTGGTTCGCTGTTTACGTTGAAACACAACAACAGTGGATTAAATTGCACACATATGGTATTTTGCTTGTTATCAACTTTCATCGCGGTCCTCAATTGGATTACGTTTGCGATTGGTTTAAG gttttaCATCGAATGTCgcgaaaacattcttcttaaggaAGACAAATTTGCTTTACAGGACGGTGACTTGCGGATGTGTTCAGCTGGTGCTCGGATATATGCATGTCTTGTCACAGCTATTACAGCGGAATTGGTGGTTAACTTAATTGTCACACTGTACTGCTATCAAGCACTTGATGGTTTTTGTAGACGAGCag CTTATTCAAGCCAACCATGGTAA
- the LOC130614285 gene encoding uncharacterized protein LOC130614285 isoform X4: MLQQNLSFYLGIIQMANGIVILILGSSASFKFREEVWINEKSVISIGLLRICIAGVFGSLFTLKHNNSGLNCTHMVFCLLSTFIAVLNWITFAIGLRFYIECRENILLKEDKFALQDGDLRMCSAGARIYACLVTAITAELVVNLIVTLYCYQALDGFCRRAAAYSSQPW, encoded by the exons atgttacAACAAAACCTTTCATTCTATCTAGGCATTATTCAAATGGCCAATGGTATTGTAATCCTAATTCTTGGAAGCAGTGCAAGTTTCAAATTCAGAGAAGAAGTTTGGATAAACGAAAAGAGTGTGATTTCTATAGGCTTGTTACGAATATGTATAGCAGGAGTATTTGGTTCGCTGTTTACGTTGAAACACAACAACAGTGGATTAAATTGCACACATATGGTATTTTGCTTGTTATCAACTTTCATCGCGGTCCTCAATTGGATTACGTTTGCGATTGGTTTAAG gttttaCATCGAATGTCgcgaaaacattcttcttaaggaAGACAAATTTGCTTTACAGGACGGTGACTTGCGGATGTGTTCAGCTGGTGCTCGGATATATGCATGTCTTGTCACAGCTATTACAGCGGAATTGGTGGTTAACTTAATTGTCACACTGTACTGCTATCAAGCACTTGATGGTTTTTGTAGACGAGCag CAGCTTATTCAAGCCAACCATGGTAA
- the LOC130614416 gene encoding uncharacterized protein LOC130614416: MVTCLLRRNVSMVKNLGIIQMANGIVILILGSSASFKFREEVWINEKSVISIGLLRICIAGVFGSLFTLKHNNSGLNCTHMVFCLLFSRLTRPYKSFRYLQFYILLLYFTCKI; the protein is encoded by the exons ATGGTTACCTGCCTACTGAGAAGAAATGTTTCTATGGTTAAAAACCTTG GCATTATTCAAATGGCCAATGGTATTGTAATCCTAATTCTTGGAAGCAGTGCAAGTTTCAAATTCAGAGAAGAAGTTTGGATAAACGAAAAGAGTGTGATTTCTATAGGCTTGTTACGAATATGTATAGCAGGAGTATTTGGTTCGCTGTTTACGTTGAAACACAACAACAGTGGATTAAATTGCACACATATGGTATTTTGCTTGTTATTTTCTCGGTTAACCAGACCCTACAAAAGTTTTAGatatttacagttttatattttacttttatattttacatgcaAGATATAG